A portion of the Lolium rigidum isolate FL_2022 chromosome 1, APGP_CSIRO_Lrig_0.1, whole genome shotgun sequence genome contains these proteins:
- the LOC124683606 gene encoding translation initiation factor IF-2-like, translating into MERPQPEVAAAEDAIALYDTYWFHRLVLHSYSPAPAPLAPTPSPPALEQPQPPEQAPAESNRELQRAPTGLRHRRTRSDEAKTATFDTLEPVKIPHAHRARLETILSGKDGLAAPAPQPQPERRRRPGGRRRKQQARGRSLSELEFEEVKGLRDLGFTFSEADVDAELASIVPGLRRLRAAEEKEAKKAEAAAAEEEACRSRAASASASAPRRRRPYLSEAWEDEEAEVRRVLGTFRIPAADGGADLKEHLRLWAHNVASAVR; encoded by the coding sequence ATGGAGCGGCCGCAGCcagaagtggcggcggcggaggacgccaTCGCGCTCTACGACACCTACTGGTTCCACCGCCTCGTGCTCCACAGCTACTCCCCTGCTCCCGCGCCTCTTGCCCCAACACCGTCGCCGCCTGCGCTCGAGCAGCCGCAGCCGCCGGAGCAGGCACCGGCGGAGAGCAACCGGGAGCTGCAGCGGGCCCCGACCGGGCTGCGGCACCGCCGGACGCGGAGCGACGAGGCGAAGACGGCCACCTTCGACACGCTGGAGCCGGTCAAGATCCCCCACGCCCACCGCGCCAGGCTCGAGACCATCCTGTCCGGAAAGGACGGGCTAGCCGCGCCggcgccgcagccgcagcccgagcggcggcggcggccgggagggagAAGGCGGAAGCAGCAGGCGCGCGGGCGGAGCCTGTCGGAGCTGGAGTTCGAGGAGGTCAAAGGCCTGCGGGACCTCGGCTTCACCTTCTCCGAGGCCGACGTCGACGCCGAGCTCGCCTCCATCGTTCCCGGCCTCCGCCGGCTGCGCGCGGCCGAGGAGAAAGAGGCCAAGAAAGCCGAGGCGGCGGCCGCCGAGGAGGAAGCTTGCAGGAGCAGGGCGGCCTCGGCGTCCGCCTcggcgccgaggaggaggaggccgtaccTGTCCGAGGCGtgggaggacgaggaggcggaggtgaGGCGGGTGCTCGGCACCTTCAGGATCccggcggccgacggcggcgcCGATCTCAAGGAGCACCTCCGCCTCTGGGCGCACAACGTCGCCTCGGCCGTCAGATGA